The genomic DNA GCTTAATAATTATTCTTAAAttgtgcagtatgtaagtttggagaaattAACAAGACAGAGATagattttggaaaaacattctACCCCCCTCCCATCAGCTCTGCCtcctaagcccccccccccccctccaaacgcatgcatgtgtgcagccTGACATCCGAGTATTGGAGGGAGAACATAATTATGTGATCCGCTCTAGCTATCATAATGAGTCAGAAGTCGCTATGGCCAATTGCATATAAATCAATGTTCaacaatgtacatttttggcTATTTTagggatttattattttagcagAAATAAGAGTGACCAGATTGTTTTCTTagaccttttaatttatttatatctgttgggatgtgaaggaaattgaACCAAGTGTTAACAAAATTATTCTACAACAAATTTACATTCTGCACCTTGAATTGTTTTGGCCCCCACTGAATAACTATTTTTCCTGGTTAATGCACAAGGTATAAAACTATATACGATACTCAACATTCTGtggaacaaataaattaatgtctATCTTAATTTGTTTCCCATAGTTCCACTTTTCACCATCGTCCACGGTTTTAGTAACCTGGTGAGCAATGGGTCAGTTTTATCAGGGGAATTAGGGCTATGCGGAGCGaaggttgggttgggggggtgggggtcggggtgggggggggtgcctcAAGCACCTTGCCAATGCTGTTTGCTTGGTTCTTGGCCCATCCTCTCACCTGGCTGCTTTAGTTGTCTTCTGTCAGAAATTACTTGTTCCTTGGGGAGACAGCGAGCActttcatgtgtttgtttgttgatttACAGTACTgttttggaacaaaaaaaaataaaaggaaaaagaaaatctgtctgGGCTGGTGGTGTAGAACACTGTGGTGCCAAGGCGTCTGCGTCCGTTTCTGAGGGGATTTACGGCTTCCTGGTATTCGGTAAGAAGCGAGCTacgtgaggaggagaggggaaaaaaagacctgtTGTGGGTTTGTTTTCGAGCGTTTCTCCAGTATCGTTTCCATCAAAGACGTCCCTTCTCACGCAAGCACGGGGCGAGACGGCAGATTCTCTCAGAACTGGCGTGGGTCCAGCGGGGCAGGGAGCCGCTGCTCAGGAGGTCATGGGTTCCCCCACCTGCCTGCGACACCCCCGATTCCTGCATAGACTTACGGCTGGAGAAGGGAGCCCCAAAAAgccctgcattttttttttgttagcaattttaaatttataattgcatttataGGCTGATATTGTCAATGCAATGGCCATTAATTTCGAAGGGGCCAAACAAGCACATGAGGAGTTGTTTTAACAGGAGCCATCCAGCAGCACCCCTTCACACAGCCTGACCCTGTCAATCTCACAAGTCTTCAGTCTATCACAGGTGCTCCCCTTGTGAACTGGGACGTTCTGGGCCAGGCAGGGTCGTGTCTCGCTGAGATGAGCCACTTCCTCTTCCATTGCAGAGGGATACAttctgctttattattattattattattattattattattattaggaaaaTGACGTGTAAATGTGTCACAGGCTCTTCAGCCATTATTTTTGAATAAGTGCAACAGAAATCCACTTGATGGCATGGTCTTCTTTCATAATCCTCTTCTGCAGTTTTGATATTGAATGGACCGATATCTTTTGTCTTCCATGGTGAGATGAGGGCGGTGTCATGGGGTATGCGTTACCCGCTCCACTCGGTACGAAACACAGGCCTACAGTCTCGGAATTGTAGCAGTAGTCTCTTTGTTGCTACTGCTTCATCATGGCAACAACAAAGGTTCCCTTGACAactgggggggtcaggggtctcCCTGCCATCACCCAGGTGAGATAAGAGAGCGGccccagctctctctgtggTTCTGACCAATCTGTCATCAGGTCTTATCGGCACCCTGGGGCCCAGGGTGGTGTTCCATTTCGGTTCCATTTCCAGTGTGCAGCTGGGCGACCCCTGGGAAGATTAATGGAATGAGTCTCATTTAgataatgacccccccccccctccccatttcgctcgctcactatctctctctctctctctgtgccatttctactctCTCATTTTGTCTGCTTCGTCTCAGTTGTACTgattttgtatttgtctgtaTTCCTGAGCCCAGGTAAGGGCTCTTTCCACTGATGCCTTCAGTAATTATATGCTGCCAACAGGTGTTTGGTTTAAAGTCCCGAAAGTAAGGCAACTGCTGCTTTAAGACATTTATCCCCTTAGCAGTATCCATAACcaagaaataaaagaatgagAATAAGTatagtgttacagtgatgacgTATTTTTGTAGACCAACCCGAAAGTTTCTTCCGCCACGGGTTCCCTCTGCAGATTTCCAGCACctttttcccatagggattttGATTTCTGCAGAGAATTAGGTCTCTGGCTAGCATAAGCTTTCACGTTTTTTTCTTTGGCATAAATTAgacccattaatatctcaactgTGAATTCTGAAGCTGTtaggtgctttaaaaaagtgagttgctaacaagttgctatatcgACACTACGACGGTTGTCGCGTGCGGGCTACTATGGAAACTTGAGTGGTGGCTGATGGAATGCAACTGTTACCGCGAAAAACATGAGCAATCTTCCTGCTCAAAAATCTATTCGTGCAACAGCTTGACATGCAATCACAGAGTTTTTCCATTTCCTCCACCTCTATTGCCTCTTGCACTCTAGCAAAtgggtgttgtgtgtatttcacAGTTATCAAGAAACCGATCGTTCCAATAGTTTGCTTCGATTTGCATGAGCGACAGTGacttggtgtttttgttttgttaatcaGCTGGGTTTTTTTAGCCAAAGGCCAGAGTCACTGTCTTTATACCCATGGGAAAGctgcttaacctgaactgttACACCTTATTTCTGTTTATACCATGCTGTACTGTAGTATACTCAGCAATAATATATGAAGTCCTACATACTGTATTCTAGAGTGCTATTTAAATCTATAGCATACCATACTATTCTGTAGTATAGTATAGAACAATATATTACAGCACAGTACTTTAAGTCTAAAATTTGTCCTAAAGCTGTACGTAAATAGACCCATATTGAATGtgtattatgatttttttttttaagtgttctgTAAATTATCCAAGATTAACCAGTCTTCTTAGCTAGTAAGTAAAAGAATGTGGATCCCTTGCTAGTACAGTAGTTATCCCTGATAAATGAATATGTGCAGCTGGGCTGAACAGACTGAGATTAGATCAGTGCTCAGCTCTTGGCAGGACTGTGACAGTGTGTAGTACAGTGTAGTCATTTGTGGAGGACGCTATCTGGGTACATGtcttcatctctttctctctgagtgTCACTCCTGTTTGGCAGGGTGGCCTGACAGGCGGTGGGGATGATGTCACGGCACAGTGTGTAACACCCTAAGACAGGCCTCTGGAAAGGACTCACGCTGAGTTCAGACCACGTGCACTACTTCAGGCCTAAGTCTCAGAAAGGCCTTGGCATGCAGATTTAGTCAGCAGTGTGTCACCGTTATGAAGGCTCAGAATTTATGCCTTAGTGTAATCCTATATGGCGTGTCTGTATCAGATCTCTGCACCCCCGTCACCTCTACTACTCAGAAGGCAGTTTGTTTCCTGTCTCAGTGGGATCATCTAGCCcaccttcagccaatcagagcgtgAGGTGGGAGGGGGCTGCTGTTGCTGGGGGCTCAGGTCCCAGGGCTATACTCTAGTAAGCACAGGAATCTGTGGTCAGGGGAAGGCTCACCTCTCCCAGAGACCGCGGTGCAGCCGCCGGTCAGGAGGACTCAGCCGGAACGCCACGGCTCCGGTCGGCACACACCGGATGAGCTGCCGCGCCATTGGCCGACTGCCAGGCCACGTCATCGCTGTTCTACCTCTGTACCAAACTCCCCACAGCCTCCGAGACTCTTATGATAACACCAGCTGGGGGTTTGATGTGACTATTGGATGGTGTCGTATGGTGATAGGAGAATGATACTTAATTTACTCCAAAGGGTGGGGCTACCCACTGTCGATCACTTGTGCTGTCAATCATACTCCGTGTCACTCACAGTCTCCATGTTCTTGATGACTTTGAtctcagcatcagaatgttttGATTTGTGCAAATCAGCTAGTTGGTGCCAGTAGAGCtgcatctgtttttgtgtttcaagAAGACTCTCTTCctattcatgtttttcagatttaaaaaaaaatgcctgccCATAAAAGCCCTGTGAGACACCAACTGACCATGGAGTAAGAGAGGTAAATTCCTCCACCCTCTTCCTCTTGAGTTTGTTGTACAGAATCAAGTATTCTACTGTATTCAGCTCAAATAAGTACATTAGTACATTGCATTGAAATCTATCTGAAGCACTTTTGGGAATATTATGTATGCATATGACCTTCATAAGACATTTTAAGAGAATTTATAATTACTTGTTGAGAATCATGATTCTAATCTCGTTTATCCCCTAATCCATGACTCTGATGCTCTATATCATAGGTGGAATAGCACATTGACCTGGTTACACTTGGcgatttcttgtttttgtttgtgggtTTGTACTGTTTATTGTACTTACGTTATTGCCATGGCAAACGATTTTTGGCAGACCAGTGCTCAAGTAGGCTACTTCGAGTGTAGTTCATACATTCCAGCACACGTGATAAaatcttgtgtgtgtttgtggggggggtggggggggtggggtggtgctTTGGGGATGAGGGCATCATACATTTGAGTAGTATCAGCAATGTGTACTCCTTTTCCCAGAAATCATTGGATACAGTGTGCGCCAGGTCAGATGAGGACAGAAGATTATATTTATACCGTATGGTGTAGGATGGAGCGTCTGCTTGTCACGCTGGTGAGGGCTGGTCTGTTTGCTTATCATCTGTTTGTGTCTCATAAGGGAGGAAAAATAGTTGACCTTTTTGTGTACACGCCTCTCTTTCTTGACATTTTCTCTTGAACCCCAGCGGCCAAAACTGGGctgcgtttttgaagctcacttcctgctaCTTCAATGCTAACTACAGTCGAATCATGAAGTCAATCAAGAAAATGTAGtcgcaataggtgttttttctttgtctaatgcCTCCCCATGTGCCgagttattgtgttatttggacaagattgtaatattttgtggactAATCTGGGTTTGCGTCAATGTgaagtcactgtatctcacgcACTTAGTGGACAACCGGACTTCATGCCCAAATAAGGGTCCCTCTTTTCCCTACTGTGCAGTGTCTAGCTACAATTTGTACACCATGGCGGAGCccacaaactacacttcccaggctTCAGAGCGCTTTTCACGAAGCCCAcagagagtcaatgggtgacatcaaAGTGACTTGGTCCACATTTTTTCTGCAGTCTATACTTGAACCGCAAGAAATATGAAAAGATTGTCAAAGTTGTCCTTCAGAAAGATGACACTCTGCTTCTGGATCAGACTGGACCTAATTGATCCTGCAGTACAATATTCCACTGCCAGccacagccaaacacaaaaacactttctattattaatattattagtattttatctttattagtGGTGGTAAGGCTAAAAGTGGAAGCTGGAGTAGGCACAGTAATAATGTGTTATGGTAATAAATTTTAGCAACCCGCATactagcaccccccccccagcattaCTGCTATTCACCAGTGCATGGTGCAGTATGCAGTGAAATTGTACTCCTGCCACAGTTCTGAACACAAATCTGCAGCTGTCACTGCGGGCATGTGTCTTCACTGGTTACCCAATGGAGCAGTCGCACAGGACCGGTTACCCAATGGAGCAGTCGCACAGGACCGGTTACCCAATGGAGCAGTCGCACAGGACCGGTTACCCAATGGAGCAGTCGCACAGGACCGGTTACCCAATGGAGCAGTCGCACAGGACCGGTTACCCAATGGAGCAGTCGCACAGGACCGGTTACCCAATGGAGCAGTCGCACAGGACTGGTTACCCAATGGAGCAGTCGCACAGGACCGGTTACCCAATGGAGCAGTCGCACAGGACCGGTTACCCAATGGAGCAGTCGCACAGGACCGGTTACCCAATGGAGCAGTCGCACAGGACCGGTTATCCAATGGAGCAGTCGCACAGGACTGGTTATCCAATGGAGCAGTCGCACAGGACTGGTTACCCAATGGAGCAGTCGCACAGGACTGGTTACCCAATGGAGCAGTCGCACAGGACTGGTTACCCAATGGAGCAGTCGCACAGGACTGGTTATCCAATGGAGCAGTCGCACAGGACTGGTTACCCAATGGAGCAGTCGCCCAGTCGCACAGGACCGGTTACCCAATAGAGCAGTCACACAGGACTGGTTATCCAATGGAGCAGTCACACAGGACTGGTTACCCAATGGAGCAGTCGCACAGGACTGGTTATACAATGGAGCAGTCACACAGGAGACCCACGCTGATGGGGGCGCCATGAAATCTGAGATACAGTGGAagcagcacgggggggggggggtattatgTAACGTTTGGAAGGTGTTCGCAGTTCAGAACAACATGAATTATCAGCAGGAGACTGGCGTACCATGCAGAGAGATAGCGTGGGGTGGCTTGGTGATGACCACCTACAAAGATGAAAGGGagttttctcagtttttgtCTGCATTTCAGAGGATACACAAACCCCTCCCCATTCTCTGAACCCCAATCCACACAACAACTCCACCCAGACTCTCCTCTGTAGCCCCTCTATAGAACCATGGCTGGACTGTGTTCTCAGGGAAAAgtctttttgcatttgaaaaatgaacaggGATACTCTTTGGTTACTGTAAATCACGGTTACATCCTGTCCATAGGCCTTTTGATTGTTagacttttttctttatttttatttaatacttttcctaagtgagtgtgtgtgcatgcgtgcgtgtgtgtgtgtgcgtgcttgtgcgtgcatgtgtgcatgctgtaaACATTTTTAGAATGTGGCCTGGTTTCCAGAATGTGTCAGATACAGGTGTGTGCATCCTGCATATGCAACTCGCGTTGTGTACTTGTTTGAGTTGGCAGTTGAAAGTGGGTTAACGTTTGCACAACATTTCCTGATTCTTAGTTTAGATCAGAGAGATTTACCTGAAGGCAACtgaatatttatacatttgaatTCCTCCTACAGCTTCAATGTTACTGTATTTTAGTTTGTGAatactatataaatacagtaaagctcaaaatttgaattttgaatttgttttgaatttaattcTAAATAATTACTGACCTTTCAATCCataaatctaaaacaaataaataaattaatttaaaaataggcCACTGAGGCCCCCCTGTGGCCACCATTTGGAAGCGTGAGAAAGTAGCCGTGCAGAAGGAAGCAAACTAGttgtaaaaatgacagcaccCTCGAGACATTTCAGTTAGGTCAGCCTTCTCAGTAAAATAGACAAATCCATGGTGCAGTCAGTAATGAGTTTGGACTTTGTTTCAGTGATTATCagaataatatgaataaaaaacattaatgaataatatgaataattttaaaacgTACATTACACAAAGCTAGCTTGTCAAACTAGCTCATTCACAGCACCTGAATGGACACAGTTATGGTTACTAATccatcataaaataattttcctgaTCTGTTTCTTGAATTCTACTTTTCATATTAAAGAAAATGGTGGTATTGTGGGTATAGATAGTAAATATGAGTAAACTGGAGTTTGAGCAAGAGCTTAAGGAttaaaattgtcattttaaaatcctagaaaaaaaaccctcagatTTATTTAGGCTGATGTATATAGGGAGTTAAAAACTGAATTCTGTGAACAGAATCCTAAACCTGTGTTCAACTGTTAGGCAAAACATGCCAGTTTAAGCAGGGTTCGCCTACAAACAGCAGATTATTTTACATGCCTAAgtaatgcaattaattttttagcattaaaaaaaatgatatagcAGCTTCAGGCTCAGTTTGAATGTACATTCTTGGACCTACTCTTCATTGTGTCTTGTCCACAGACAAACATTGACTGAAATCCCTCTGTCAGCTAACAGTTAAATATTGTCTTTCTGAGAACGTATGTGGTAACATtgacataaaataatttctgtgtaGCATACTCGGTGGACAATCACAGACAACATAGACATTCAACAAACCGCATGTGAGTTCAGACAATACTGACAGTAGCTAACTTGCAGTCTCGGCCAAGGGCATCTGAGTTCAGCtcatagagagtgtgtgtgtgtgtagcccatagagacagaatgtgtgtgtgtgtgtgtgtgtgtgtgtgtgtgtgtgtgtgtgtgtgtgtttattttgaagtCTTGGTCAGTTCCTTTGTACACTGGCATGAATGCTATATGCCTTCATAGGGGTACATGAGCCCTGAGGACAGTGGGTGTTGCTGTGAACACGTAGGCTATGTCCTACACCACCTTTTACTCAGGTCACATTACATTGGCCGTGTGGAATCTTTCGTGGACCTGTATGTAGATTAGAAAACTTCACGATGTGTACAGAAGGAAAAGGATATCACCTTTGATTTTCGCAGCCTAATGACAACAGTCCTAACAGGCATGTCCCTCACTGACAGAGGTGAACTTTATTTCTCAAAGATAATGACATCATTCCAGATGTCTCCAGGTGTTCACCATCAGTCTTTAAAATATTTCGAACACACCCCAAATAGCACGTCTGCTCCTGTAGCCTATTTACTACAGAACAAGTTGGAGTGTTCTTGTTTAATACTTCACTTGGAGTCATAATCAAGCCCTTTCCAAAAAACTGTTCTGCTTTGATGAATAAATTGGCAGGACAAACACGAAATAGGCTACTGGTGGTGTGATTCAGGCGCCGGAAGCACTTAATCATTCTGTTTTCTGGGGCATACTTTTGCAGTGTGTCGTTTATGCTTCATGAGTCATGACATCGTAATAATTTATCATAACATTATCAATGAATTACTACGTTCTTATGCAAGACTGTACATACATCTAGAACACCGATTGCACTTTTTAACAAATAAGAACAAACCGACCGCGCACCACCTAAACGCTGGGAAAACTCGCTTTCCCACAAGGCATGGCGGGATATTGTGACTTGTTTCCGATCAGCTTCCACGTTGTTATATTTGCCAGTCTTTGAAACTTCAAGCTTTGTAACAGTCCAGTTTTGGGGGCACAATGGCCAGTAACGGTATAAAGGCGATACTGTTTGATTTGGACAACACACTAATAGACACAGCTGGTGCCAGCAGAATAGCGATTCAAAAAGTAAGTGCAGAGCAAGTCAAGACAAGTTGCCGGGTAGCTTCATCGATAGCCAGTAGCTAAATGCTGCGCCTCTTTAATAATTGTTAACCGATacatgaatgagtgaatgtaTTAGCTAGTATCTAGCTTGAACGTAGTTTGAACGTCTGTTAACTCGTGAATAAGTTTCTTGAAAATTGGCTAGATTAGAAATATGCAGTAATTTTTATAGAAAAGAATTCATATGCTCTTTGTCAATTCTCAGTTATGGTTCATTGCTAGCGAATAGGGTTATCAGATCGTTTTAATTTTATACCGACGTAAAGCCATCTTTGTGTCAAAGATGTGGAAATCAGTGCAGTCAAAATAGAAGCCAACTCTAGTAGTTAATTGTTCATCTTTCATAGTGGTTGTTCTGTGCTTATACGTTACTTCTGGCAAAGTAGGCCTATCTGTTCACACAGTACCTTGCAGTCCTCTCCCAAGTATACCATTCCATGTCACTTTTCTGGTGGAATAAATGTAAAGATAGTGCTAGAAAGCAATGTTTTCCATCCCCTTTGAAAAGCTAATTCTCGTCCCACTAATAAGTGGGATAACAGAATTGTTCACCAGTGCTTGTTGGTGAAATCGTGATCTATTCACAAAATGTCACAGGTAGAGGCACTTCTCAGAACTAAATTTGGGCAGGACGACATCCTCAAAATCTGCAAGGGCTTTGAGCTGAAGCTGCTCCAGGAGACGTACGATGCCGCAGGTGGCGCGTCGATCGACCAGGTGAGAGCGACGCACTGGGAAGAGGCCATCCGGGAGGCGGGGGGCGGTGACCCGGGGGGCACCTTGGCGGCCGAGTGCTACTCTCTGTGGAAGAGCACGCGCCTGGAGCGGCTGGCCATCCCGGGCCCGGTCCGGGCTCTGCTGGAGGACCTGCGCGGGACCCACAAGCTGCTCCTGCTGACCAACGGGGTGACGCAGCCGCAGTGGGAGAAGATCCGGGCGGTGCGCTGCGAGGAGCTGTTCCACGccgtggtggtggggggggagcacgCCGAGGAGAAGCCGGCCCCCTCCATATTCCAGCACTGCTTCGGCCTGCTGGGGGTGGGGCCGCGGGACTGCGTGATGGTGGGCGACTCCCTCGACACCGACGTGCTGGGCGGAGTCAACGCCGGCGTCCGAGCAACCGTGTGGGTGAACCCCAGTGGCAGGGACATACCCGCCGGAGTGTCCGTCAAGCCGGACTACACCATCGCCATGGTGCTCGAGTTACCCACAATACTCTCCACCTTGAAATGACAACTTTTTAAATAGCGATCAAAGCGATAGCGTTCGTGAACCAAATAATGGGCATTTCCAATTTCTGGTGATCTGGGGTTTACCTTTTTATTTGCTCCAGCCTTTACTGTTCAAGTTTGTTTATTAGCTTTAACTGGACTGGGATGTTGTGGAATTTAAGATTTAATATTGCATAGAAAAACCTGAGCTCAAATGCGTTACTGGAGGAAGGAtatttcatgcatattttaagaCTTGGGTCATAAATACTTCATGAGAAACTTGCGAGACTATTGCCAATTTTTAGGTGTTTTTGGCACCTGCAGGTGCCTGTTCTAAAGCAGGAAATATCCTTCCTCCATAGGGAAAATCAAGGTATCGTCAATGCAATTCTGTCAACATTCACTCTGGATGTCCTTGAAgggaatatttaaaatattttattgatcaTATATAAACCTAATTTACTGATTAAACAAGGTTAAATGGGACCTTTCAGTTCCCCCATGAAAATGAGATGCAAATCTCAATGGTGCTCTATCCAGGATAAATGAgggataaataaaaattaatggtGGGACCAAAGAACTGAGAACTGAATTTTTTCCACAGCGTTTCCCCCCCAAGGTGTCAGTTTATGACAAAAGTGAACCATTAAACAAAATAGAGAATTTAGTCCAGAGCTGAATTCTAGACTGATAGGTATAGTCCTGCTTTGCGGTTTCTTTTCAGATCATGAAGACATTGGCTTCAGCATGTTTGCCCCTGTGCACTATCTATACTGCTAAAATTCCTCCTGTTGTAATTCTAGTGTAACCCTGCTTCTGTGGTCTAAACAGGAGAGGTAAGGCCCCCTTAGGCAGTAGGCCATCATGGTGATTGGGGTAGTTTATGGTATTTATTACGTTATTTGCAGACTCTACACCTTTAAAGGCTGGATCTTTTACTAAAGCACTTTTTGCTTAACGACAAAATGGAAGTGTCCCATGTGAGATTTGAACCTGGAACCCCTGAGTTTCAAGTCCAGTGAATTTTGGTTTTAATGTGGAGTGTATGGAGTAGAGCACATACCAAGCAAGAGAGatgcaattaaaaatacatcagaaatattttattacaaatgaaaataccGTTTTCTCTGCAGTAATCAACCCTACACTGAATCCATCTTCAAAGTCATGGGTCACTTTTGCTGCGTATTCAGCTTGAAATATTTCATAAGGGTATTTCAAATCCTGCTAGTTTCATTACACATGAAGGTTCTGCGTGTTCACTGGACTGATAGGGGGATTGGGGAGTGGTTTATGCAGAGCACCCTTCCACTTCCGGAACACCCACAGACACCGAGCAACAGTACCCAGAGGCTGCTGagtggcgggggtgggtgggtgggggctaCTTGATATCCAGTTTGACTTTGATGTTCATAGCGGCGAGCTCGGCGACGAAATAGCGGAAGACGTAGGGCACGGACACGACGTCGATGGACTGGCTCTTGCCGCAGAGCGTGCAGACGGTCTTCCTGTGGCGCGTGGCCGACCAGTAGGGCGGCGGCTTCTCCAGCAGCGGCGACAGCAGGCTGCCGCAGTCCATGCACACCTGGGCCACCGAGCGGTCCGAGCACTTGAAGAGCCGGTCGTGCAGCAGGAAGGACGAGCCGTGGGCCAGCAGCGCGTCCCGCTCCATCTCCCCGAAGCGGATGCCCCCCTGGATGTTCCTCCCCCCAACCGGCTGGTTGGTCACCTTGTCCCGCGCCCCCGTGGTCCTCACCTGGAACTTGTCGGAGACCATGTGGCGCAGGCGCTGGTAGTAGACCACGCCGATGAAGATGTCGGCCTCCAGCTCGCGGCCGCTCAGGCCGCTGTAGAGCCGCTCGGTGCCGTAGTGGTTGTAGCCGGCGGCGCGCAGCATGTCGCCGAAGTGCTCCAGCGCCGGGCTCTCCTCGGAGAAGCGGAAGGGCGTGGCGTCGTGGCAGGCGCCGTGCAGCGCGCCCGACTTGCCCGCCATGCTCTCGATGAGCATGCCGATGGTCATGCGCGAGGGGAAGCCGTGCGGGTTGAACAGGATGTCGGGCGTCATGCCGCTCTCGGTGAAGGGCATGTCCTCGGCGGGCCACAGCCGGCTCAGGATGCCCTTCTGCCCGTGCCGGCTGGCGAACTTGTCGCCGATGGTGGGGTTGCGCGGCACGCGCACCGTCATGCAGACGCGCTTGAAGCGGCCCGTCCCGGCGTCGTTGCTGCACACCTTTATGTTGTCCACCACACAGCTTTCCTTGCTCCTGAGGTGGGGAAAAGCGGAGTTTATTTTCCTGCAGACTTCAATTCTGCCTTTAAATCAGAGCAGAAGCGGATGGTTATTGCATCTGGGAATTTTACTGGCATCTCTCACATAATATTACTAAGTACCTAGTACAACGCTGTTGTGTTCCAAAACCTGAAACCTTTGGGTTCCAACTA from Anguilla rostrata isolate EN2019 chromosome 18, ASM1855537v3, whole genome shotgun sequence includes the following:
- the nanp gene encoding N-acylneuraminate-9-phosphatase isoform X2 — protein: MRTEDYIYTVWCRMERLLVTLVEALLRTKFGQDDILKICKGFELKLLQETYDAAGGASIDQVRATHWEEAIREAGGGDPGGTLAAECYSLWKSTRLERLAIPGPVRALLEDLRGTHKLLLLTNGVTQPQWEKIRAVRCEELFHAVVVGGEHAEEKPAPSIFQHCFGLLGVGPRDCVMVGDSLDTDVLGGVNAGVRATVWVNPSGRDIPAGVSVKPDYTIAMVLELPTILSTLK
- the nanp gene encoding N-acylneuraminate-9-phosphatase isoform X1 produces the protein MASNGIKAILFDLDNTLIDTAGASRIAIQKVEALLRTKFGQDDILKICKGFELKLLQETYDAAGGASIDQVRATHWEEAIREAGGGDPGGTLAAECYSLWKSTRLERLAIPGPVRALLEDLRGTHKLLLLTNGVTQPQWEKIRAVRCEELFHAVVVGGEHAEEKPAPSIFQHCFGLLGVGPRDCVMVGDSLDTDVLGGVNAGVRATVWVNPSGRDIPAGVSVKPDYTIAMVLELPTILSTLK